A DNA window from Drosophila pseudoobscura strain MV-25-SWS-2005 chromosome 2, UCI_Dpse_MV25, whole genome shotgun sequence contains the following coding sequences:
- the LOC4801033 gene encoding solute carrier family 23 member 1 — translation MELNNVTVEDSASGDAHKPPEAHNRAPPVGATATATSTPTHAERQKPQLLYAINDNPPWYLSIFLAFQHYLTMIGAIVSIPFILTPALCMSDEDANRGIIISTMIFVTGIVTYFQATWGVRLPIVQGGTISFLVPTLAILALPQWKCPPQAEMDAMAEDERQELWQVRMRELSGAIAVSAMVQVILGYTGLVGKILKYVTPLTIVPTVSLVGLTLFEHAADTASKHWGIAVGTTAMLTLFSQIMSNVSVPVVAYRKGHGFEVRQFQLFRLFPVLLTIMIMWGLCGILTATDVFPPSHPSRTDVRLNVLISAKWFYVPYPGQFGWPSVTLSGVLGMLAGVLACTVESLSYYPTVSQMSGAHSPPLHAINRGIGTEGLGTVLAGLWGAGNGTNTFGENVGAIGVTKIGSRRVIQWAALIMVLQGVIGKFGAIFILIPDSVVGGIFCVMFGMIIAFGLSTLQYVDLRSSRNLYILGLSIFFPMVLCRWMQEHPGAIDTGNETVDSTLSVLLGTTILVGGVLGCFLDNVIPGTPAERGLIEWANEMPLGDDNINDGTATDYDFPYGMDAIRSWKWTYYIPFMPTYKLQKQS, via the exons ATGGAGTTGAACAATGTTACCGTCGAGGATAGCGCCTCC GGGGATGCGCACAAACCACCGGAGGCGCACAATCGTGCGCCTCCGGTGggagctacagccacagccacatccacacccacacatgccGAGAGGCAAAAGCCCCAACTGCTATATGCCATCAACGACAACCCGCCCTGGTATCTGAGCATATTCCTCGCATTCCAGCACTATCTGACCATGATCGGGGCCATTGTCTCCATCCCGTTCATACTGACGCCGGCGCTGTGCATGTCCGACGAGGATGCCAATCGGGGCATCATTATATCCACCATGATCTTCGTCACCGGCATTGTGACCTACTTCCAGGCCACGTGGGGCGTCCGTCTGCCCATTGTTCAGGGCGGAACAATCTCGTTTTTGGTGCCGACGCTAGCCATTCTCGCCCTGCCCCAGTGGAAGTGTCCTCCGCAGGCCGAGATGGATGCCATGGCCGAGGACGAGCGGCAGGAGCTGTGGCAAGTGCGTATGCGGGAGCTATCGGGCGCCATCGCTGTGTCCGCCATGGTTCAAGTCATCCTGGGCTACACGGGGCTGGTGGGCAAGATCCTTAAGTACGTCACGCCGCTGACAATTGTGCCAACTGTGTCGCTGGTGGGTCTGACGCTGTTCGAGCATGCGGCGGACACGGCCTCCAAGCACTGGGGCATAGCCGTGGG CACCACGGCCATGCTGACGCTCTTCTCGCAGATAATGTCCAATGTGTCCGTGCCCGTGGTGGCCTACCGCAAGGGTCACGGCTTTGAGGTGCGCCAGTTCCAGTTGTTTCGCCTGTTCCCGGTGCTGCTGACCATCATGATCATGTGGGGCCTGTGCGGCATCCTGACTGCCACCGATGTCTTCCCACCGTCGCATCCCTCACGCACAGATGTCCGTCTGAATGTCCTGATCAGCGCCAAGTGGTTCTACGTGCCGTATCCGGGTCAGTTCGGCTGGCCATCGGTTACGCTGTCAGGGGTTCTGGGGATGCTGGCCGGCGTGCTGGCCTGTACGGTGGAATCGCTGAGCTATTACCCGACTGTGTCGCAGATGTCGGGCGCCCACTCGCCTCCGCTCCATGCCATCAATCGAGGCATCGGCACTGAGGGACTAGGCACTGTCCTCGCCGGACTCTGGGGTGCTGGCAACGGAACGAACACGTTCGGAGAGAATGTCGGCGCCATCGGAGTCACTAAG ATTGGTTCGCGTCGCGTCATCCAGTGGGCGGCTCTTATAATGGTCCTCCAAGGGGTGATTGGCAAGTTTGGGGCCATCTTCATTCTCATTCCCGATTCGGTTGTGGGCGGAATATTTTGCGTGATGTTCGGCATGATCATTGCCTTCGGCCTCTCGACGCTGCAGTATGTGGATCTGCGATCGTCGAGGAACCTGTACATCCTCGGTCTGTCCATATTCTTTCCGATGGTTCTTTGTCGCTGGATGCAGGAACATCCCGGTGCCATTGACACGGGCAACGAGACGGTCGACTCGACACTATCCGTGCTGCTGGGCACAACCATATTGGTGGGTGGTGTCCTGGGCTGCTTTCTGGACAACGTGATACCTGGCACGCCCGCCGAGCGCGGCCTCATCGAGTGGGCCAACGAAATGCCGCTCGGCGATGACAACATCAACGACGGCACGGCCACGGACTACGACTTTCCCTATGGCATGGATGCCATTCGCAGCTGGAAGTGGACCTACTACATACCCTTTATGCCCACCTACAAGCTCCAAAAGCAGAGCTGA